The following proteins come from a genomic window of Megalops cyprinoides isolate fMegCyp1 chromosome 6, fMegCyp1.pri, whole genome shotgun sequence:
- the LOC118778679 gene encoding transforming protein RhoA, which translates to MAAIRKKLVIVGDGACGKTCLLIVFSKDQFPEVYVPTVFENYVADIEVDGKQVELALWDTAGQEDYDRLRPLSYPDTDVILMCFSIDSPDSLENIPEKWTPEVKHFCPNVPIILVGNKKDLRNDEHTRRELAKMKQEPVKPEEGRDMANRIGAFGYMECSAKTKDGVREVFEMATRAALQARRGKKSNKCLLL; encoded by the exons ATGGCTGCGATCAGAAAGAAGCTGGTGATTGTGGGTGATGGAGCCTGTGGAAAGACCTGCCTGCTCATTGTCTTCAGTAAAGACCAGTTCCCTGAGGTCTATGTGCCCACTGTCTTTGAGAATTACGTAGCAGACATTGAAGTCGACGGCAAACAG GTGGAGCTGGCACTGTGGGACACTGCAGGGCAGGAAGACTATGACAGGCTGCGCCCCCTCTCCTACCCTGACACTGATGTCATCCTCATGTGCTTCTCCATTGACAGCCCGGACAGCTTGG AGAACATCCCAGAGAAGTGGACCCCTGAGGTCAAGCATTTTTGCCCCAATGTTCCCATAATCCTTGTGGGTAACAAAAAGGACCTGCGCAATGATGAGCACACACGCCGGGAGCTGGCTAAGATGAAACAG GAGCCAGTGAAACCAGAAGAAGGGCGGGACATGGCAAACCGGATCGGTGCTTTTGGCTACATGGAGTGCTCAGCAAAGACAAAGGATGGCGTGAGGGAAGTGTTTGAGATGGCCACCAGGGCTGCACTGCAGGCGCGGAGAGGAAAGAAGAGCAACAAATGCCTTCTGCTGTAA
- the LOC118779444 gene encoding transmembrane protein 43 has translation MSAPLSGSERRNAHTRVSSQAKPGFLERLSETAGGMLVGVAIFAFSFYVLFTNEGRALRVASSLDEGLSQVVPLQSSSAPELQNNNQLVHLSGLLRTAQPLYDPNYQVALQAVKLKREVEMYQWVEYQESRDYQEDGETKTETTYSYNTEWRSELINSRNFDKEIGHINPSAMAVEAVTVVAPDVWVGQFSLSKGLVEKIDNFQRLSLEGLPTPASDSFLTVDGDYFYHTPHPRQPEVGDVRVSFSYAGLSGEGSYPGPAQVVSVVASQRGDQLRPFKTKSGEELEILYLEELSAQEVFEREQQMNTRRLWALRAAGWALMFLGISLTIRIFHTLVDWVPLLRELVNLGLKLFALCVSCSLSLLTIAAGWLFYRPLVAGVLAVLALLPILIAHTRTPPKKHQ, from the exons ATGTCTGCACCG CTCTCCGGCTCAGAACGCAGGAACGCGCACACGCGCGTCAGCAGCCAGGCGAAGCCCGGATTCCTCGAGCGCCTGAGTGAAACGGCTGGAGGGATGCTCGTGGGAGTCGCCATATTCGCGTTCTCGTTTTACGTGCTTTTCACGAACGAG GGCAGGGCGCTACGCGTGGCTTCCTCTCTAGATGAGGGCCTCTCCCAAGTGGTACCTTTACAGTCCTCCTCTGCTCCGGAGCTCCAGAACAATAATCAACTGGTCCATCTGTCTGGCCTTCTACGTACTGCCCAG CCTCTGTATGACCCTAACTACCAAGTGGCTTTGCAGGCAGTCAAGCTGAAGAGGGAGGTGGAGATGTATCAGTGGGTGGAGTATCAGGAGAGCAG AGACTACCAGGAAGATGGAGAGACCAAGACTGAAACTACATACTCCTACA aCACAGAATGGAGATCAGAGCTCATAAACAGCAGGAACTTTGATAAAGAGATTGGCCACATTAACCCAAG TGCTATGGCAGTGGAGGCAGTCACTGTTGTTGCTCCAGATGTCTGGGTAGGccagttctctctctccaaaG GATTGGTGGAGAAGATCGATAACTTCCAGAGGTTGAGTTTGGAGGGTCTCCCCACCCCGGCATCTGACTCTTTCCTGACTGTTGATGGAGATTATTTCTACCATACGCCACATCCCCGCCAGCCAGAG GTAGGGGATGTTAGAGTTTCTTTCTCCTATGCTGGTCTGAGTGGAGAAGGATCATATCCAGGACCAGCTCAGGTG GTCAGTGTGGTCGCAAGTCAGAGGGGTGACCAGCTGAGGCCCTTCAAAACCAAGTCTGGAGAGGAGTTGGAGATTCTGTACCTGGAAGAGCTGTCCGCTCAG GAGGTGTTTGAGCGGGAGCAGCAAATGAACACCAGGAGACTCTGGGCTCTCAGGGCTGCAGGCTGGGCGCTCATGTTCCTGGGCATCAGCCTGACCATCAGGATCTTCCACACACTGG TGGACTGGGTGCCGTTACTCAGGGAGCTTGTGAATTTGGGGCTCAAGctctttgctctctgtgtgtcctgctccctctccctcctcaccaTTGCTGCTGGTTGGCTCTTCTAccgccccctggtggctggAGTGCTTGCTGTACTCGCCTTGCTGCCTATACTCATTGCTCATACCCGCACCCCACCCAAGAAGCACCAGTGA
- the rpusd4 gene encoding mitochondrial RNA pseudouridine synthase rpusd4: MLRTAGSVIIDRRGCRVLKIMKGVRTLFTQFVRCDPVCTHLHPMRVDQMRRWCLAVWPGSGRVITRAYATVGQLKSPGTGVDSKTGLKADDLAQKIRLEKKKETEEKDTPRLSPVQKRVMELRQLSQQLQSVHPNVLAKALRKDLLFQNQDILAINKPYGVPAHGGPGVTNSITDVLPVLVKMIEGMSTGSRLHLCHRLDKETTGAMLLARSEEAASHIQELFRTHQVEKKYWVVTVGVPVPSEGVIDIPIMEKEVSGSQPHYKMVLSPVYRVSEGGEAMIRVRANRQAQSAVTQYRVLASSGGCSLVELQPITGIKHQLRVHMAYGLGCPILGDHKYSHWNKLAPQKLPEGVLRRLGLEQSKARYLPLHLHSRQLTLPGVKEHNDIILHCPLPKFFTKTLHRLQIPLPEKTS; this comes from the exons ATGCTCCGCACTGCAGGGTCTGTGATTATCGACCGGCGTGGATGTCGTGTTCTAAAGATTATGAAGGGTGTAAGGACTTTGTTTACCCAATTTGTTCGTTGTGATCCTGTTTGTACTCATCTGCACCCTATGCGCGTTGACCAAATGCGACGATGGTGTCTGGCCGTCTGGCCGGGGTCAGGTCGTGTGATTACCCGGGCGTACGCCACAGTTGGGCAGTTGAAGTCGCCAGGTACTGGTGTGGACAGCAAGACGGGCTTAAAAGCTGATGATTTGGCTCAGAAAATTCGGCttgagaagaagaaggaaaccGAGGAGAAAGACACG CCGCGGCTGTCTCCTGTACAAAAGAGAGTGATGGAACTAAGGCAGCTGTCGCAGCAGTTGCAGAGCGTCCACCCGAATGTGCTGGCTAAAGCTTTACGCAAGGACCTGTTGTTCCAGAACCAGGATATCCTCGCTATCAATAAGCCATATGGAGTACCTGCACACG GTGGGCCGGGAGTCACAAACAGCATCACTGATGTGTTGCCAGTCCTTGTCAAAATGATTGAGGGAATGAGCACAGGATCAAGGCTGCACCTTTGCCACCGATTGGACAAGGAGACAACTGGTGCAATGCTGTTGGCAAGGAGCGAGGAGGCAGCCAGTCACATCCAAGAACTCTTCAGAACTCATCAAGTGGAGAAAAAGTATtg ggTTGTAACtgtgggtgtgcctgtgccttCCGAGGGAGTGATTGACATCCCCATCATGGAGAAGGAGGTCTCTGGCTCCCAGCCACACTACAAG ATGGTGCTCAGCCCAGTATACAGGGTGAGTGAAGGAGGGGAGGCTATGATCCGGGTTCGGGCCAATCGGCAGGCCCAAAGTGCTGTGACCCAGTACCGGGTTCTGGCTAGCTCTGGAGGCTGCAGCCTGGTGGAACTCCAGCCCATTACAG GGATTAAGCATCAGCTCCGGGTTCACATGGCTTATGGCCTTGGTTGCCCAATCCTGGGGGATCACAAGTATTCCCACTGGAACAAACTGGCCCCACAG aaatTACCTGAAGGGGTTCTGCGAAGGTTGGGTCTGGAACAGAGTAAAGCTCGGTACCTCCCTCTCCACTTACACTCCCGCCAGCTGACTCTGCCAGGGGTGAAGgaacacaatgacatcatcctcCACTGTCCCCTGCCAAAATTCTTCACCAAGACTCTGCACAGACTACAGATTCCCCTGCCTGAGAAAACGTCATGA